One part of the Sorangiineae bacterium MSr11954 genome encodes these proteins:
- a CDS encoding fumarylacetoacetate hydrolase family protein produces the protein MNERGARQAAEFLWSAWQGKRLVDAVPEDYRPRDLEEGYAVQDALGALAGPAIGWKIAATSKAGQHHIGVDAPLAGPLYRCFAYASGAILPAGHLHMRVSEAEFAFRMARDLPSRGRPYEPDEVLDAVAALHLAIEVPDSRYRDFVTIGAPQLVADASCASYFVLGPEYTDFRKIDWLAHPVTMHKNGAVAALGKGSNVLGDPRVALTWIANDLALRRNGLREGEIITTGTCIVPLEIGPGDAVVADFGILGAVSVRFT, from the coding sequence ATGAACGAGCGCGGGGCACGGCAAGCGGCGGAGTTCTTATGGTCCGCCTGGCAGGGAAAGCGTCTCGTCGACGCGGTGCCCGAGGACTACCGTCCCCGCGATCTCGAAGAGGGGTATGCCGTGCAGGACGCGCTGGGCGCGCTCGCGGGCCCGGCCATCGGTTGGAAGATCGCGGCCACCAGCAAGGCGGGCCAGCACCATATCGGCGTGGACGCGCCGCTCGCCGGCCCGCTCTACCGATGCTTTGCCTATGCGTCGGGCGCGATCCTGCCGGCGGGGCACCTTCATATGCGCGTTTCGGAGGCGGAGTTTGCCTTTCGCATGGCGCGCGATCTGCCGTCGCGCGGTCGCCCGTACGAGCCTGACGAGGTGCTCGATGCGGTGGCCGCGCTGCACTTGGCCATCGAGGTGCCCGACTCCCGCTACCGCGACTTCGTGACGATCGGCGCGCCGCAGCTGGTGGCCGACGCCTCGTGCGCCTCGTATTTCGTGCTCGGTCCGGAGTACACCGATTTTCGCAAGATCGATTGGCTGGCGCACCCCGTGACCATGCACAAGAATGGCGCCGTCGCCGCGCTCGGCAAGGGCTCCAATGTGCTGGGCGATCCCCGCGTGGCGCTCACCTGGATCGCCAACGACTTGGCGCTGCGCCGCAACGGGCTCCGCGAGGGCGAGATCATCACCACCGGCACCTGCATCGTGCCGCTCGAGATCGGCCCCGGAGACGCCGTGGTCGCCGATTTCGGGATCCTAGGCGCCGTCTCCGTTCGGTTCACCTAG
- a CDS encoding RidA family protein, which produces MRKIATLAFAAALAGCGAAPRAGAEAPQGAAPRTGAEAPVLRHVNPSTLPAPRGYSHVVEARRGRSIYISGQIALDRSGKLVGAGDFRAQTEQVFTNLRAALAAVGADFTHVVKLNFYVTELDDAHLGALREVRDRYIDPTHPPASSLVQVVRLVRPELVVEIDAIAVVAD; this is translated from the coding sequence ATGCGTAAAATTGCTACGCTCGCATTTGCAGCTGCGCTCGCGGGCTGCGGCGCCGCGCCGCGTGCAGGGGCCGAGGCTCCGCAGGGTGCAGCTCCGCGCACGGGCGCCGAGGCGCCGGTTCTCCGGCACGTGAATCCATCCACCTTGCCTGCACCGCGCGGCTACAGCCATGTCGTGGAGGCGCGGCGTGGCCGGAGCATCTACATTTCCGGGCAGATTGCCCTCGATCGCAGTGGCAAATTGGTGGGCGCCGGTGATTTTCGCGCCCAGACCGAGCAAGTCTTCACCAACCTGCGCGCGGCGCTCGCCGCCGTGGGGGCGGATTTCACCCACGTGGTCAAGCTGAACTTCTATGTCACCGAGCTCGATGACGCGCACCTCGGTGCGCTGCGTGAGGTGCGCGATCGCTACATCGACCCCACCCATCCGCCGGCGAGCAGCTTGGTGCAGGTGGTAAGGCTCGTTCGTCCGGAGCTCGTGGTCGAAATCGATGCCATCGCCGTCGTCGCCGACTAG
- a CDS encoding DUF99 family protein, translating to MNVIGFDDGPFARDHRGDVLLVGAVCSGTRLDGVVSGRIRRDGTNATREMVRLVRESQFEEHLQAVLLQGIAVGGFNVVDLHGLRDALGVPVLVVVRRPPDMAAVRRALFSDTPHARPRVAGAPRKWALIERAGAIEALSISHRALRRGPTGISGKVPRLWMQRAGLSVEEARKIIVATTLHGNIPEPLRLAHLIAGGIVAGTSRGRA from the coding sequence ATGAACGTCATCGGGTTCGACGACGGCCCTTTTGCGCGGGATCATCGGGGCGACGTCTTGCTCGTGGGCGCCGTTTGCTCGGGCACACGGCTCGATGGGGTCGTCAGCGGCCGCATTCGCCGCGACGGCACCAACGCCACACGGGAGATGGTGCGCCTGGTTCGCGAGAGCCAATTCGAGGAGCATCTGCAGGCCGTTTTGCTCCAGGGGATCGCGGTGGGCGGATTCAACGTGGTCGATCTCCACGGCCTCCGTGACGCGCTCGGCGTGCCGGTGCTGGTCGTCGTTCGCCGCCCGCCCGATATGGCCGCCGTGCGGCGCGCCCTCTTCAGCGACACGCCGCACGCCCGTCCGCGCGTGGCAGGTGCCCCCCGCAAATGGGCGCTCATCGAACGGGCGGGCGCCATCGAAGCGCTGAGCATCTCGCACCGCGCCCTGCGCCGCGGCCCCACCGGCATCTCCGGCAAAGTCCCTCGCCTCTGGATGCAGCGCGCGGGGCTCTCCGTCGAAGAGGCGCGCAAAATCATCGTGGCCACCACACTCCACGGAAACATCCCCGAGCCTTTGCGCCTCGCACATTTGATCGCCGGCGGTATCGTCGCCGGCACCAGCCGCGGCCGCGCATGA
- a CDS encoding ester cyclase, producing MFEKLLDRLPYGTAAIAICVVHLGSSACRPAPAAPASSARDPMMGTAESKGRIMNLEENKALVVRVIGDVFNGRKYELADSLVRVDFHSHNPQLGVGPEGLRSFAQRFAGGFPDFVGDIRETMAEGDRVMVRTHWRGTHTGTFAGVRATGNRIEFETVDFFRIVDGKLAEHWDVADRLALQRGLGLIQPVTK from the coding sequence ATGTTCGAAAAGCTGCTCGATCGCCTGCCGTATGGCACGGCCGCGATCGCTATTTGCGTCGTTCATCTTGGTTCGAGCGCGTGCCGGCCGGCGCCGGCCGCTCCGGCTTCTTCCGCGCGCGATCCAATGATGGGGACGGCCGAAAGCAAAGGACGGATCATGAACCTGGAAGAGAACAAGGCGCTGGTCGTTCGCGTCATTGGCGACGTTTTCAATGGTCGAAAATACGAATTGGCCGATTCATTGGTCCGAGTGGATTTTCATAGTCACAATCCGCAGCTGGGGGTGGGGCCGGAGGGCTTGAGGTCCTTCGCTCAGCGTTTTGCCGGTGGGTTTCCCGACTTCGTGGGAGACATTCGGGAGACCATGGCCGAAGGCGATCGCGTCATGGTTCGAACGCACTGGCGGGGGACGCATACGGGAACGTTCGCGGGGGTTCGGGCGACCGGCAACCGCATCGAGTTCGAGACGGTCGACTTCTTTCGAATCGTCGATGGGAAGCTCGCCGAGCACTGGGACGTGGCGGATCGACTGGCCTTGCAGCGGGGCTTGGGCCTCATCCAACCCGTCACCAAGTGA
- a CDS encoding helix-turn-helix transcriptional regulator has translation MSDDQRSETRRELGAFLKSRRARIAPRDVGLAGDVRRRTPGLRREEVALLAGVGVTWYTWFEQGRDIQVSAHFLERVARALRLDAAERAHLFALAQNRPPPQAPGPASTVTPPLRRMLDSLPGPAYIKTARWDVLAWNPALVAVFGDLARIAPAHRNMLWLVFADPEYRGTMSDWEPDARSMLAKFRLEYGRHGDHPDFVRLVRELSDASPEFRRWWPEQDVLGAVEGVKRFRHPVAGEIEFEHTTFMLDHAPDLRLVVYTPLPGKDARKVRRLRQSLA, from the coding sequence TTGTCCGACGACCAACGCAGCGAAACCCGTCGTGAGCTGGGCGCCTTTCTCAAGAGCCGCCGCGCGCGCATCGCGCCGCGCGACGTGGGGCTCGCCGGCGACGTTCGCAGACGCACCCCGGGCTTGCGGCGCGAAGAAGTGGCGCTGCTCGCGGGGGTCGGCGTCACCTGGTACACGTGGTTCGAGCAGGGGCGCGATATTCAGGTATCGGCGCATTTTCTGGAGCGCGTCGCGCGCGCCTTGCGCCTCGACGCAGCCGAGCGCGCACACCTTTTTGCGCTCGCTCAGAACCGCCCGCCGCCGCAGGCACCCGGTCCCGCGTCCACGGTGACACCGCCGCTCCGGCGCATGCTCGATAGCCTCCCCGGCCCGGCGTACATCAAAACGGCGCGATGGGACGTGCTCGCATGGAACCCGGCGTTGGTGGCCGTGTTCGGTGATTTGGCGCGCATCGCGCCGGCACATCGAAACATGTTGTGGCTGGTCTTCGCCGATCCCGAATATCGGGGCACCATGTCCGATTGGGAGCCGGACGCGCGAAGCATGCTCGCGAAGTTTCGCCTCGAGTACGGGCGGCATGGCGACCATCCGGATTTCGTCCGGCTCGTGCGCGAGCTGAGCGACGCGAGCCCGGAGTTCCGCCGCTGGTGGCCCGAGCAAGACGTGCTCGGCGCCGTCGAGGGGGTCAAGCGCTTTCGGCACCCCGTGGCCGGCGAGATCGAGTTCGAGCACACCACGTTCATGCTCGACCATGCGCCGGATTTGCGGCTGGTGGTATACACACCGCTGCCGGGCAAGGACGCGCGCAAAGTTCGACGATTGCGCCAGTCATTGGCGTGA
- a CDS encoding trypsin-like serine protease, translated as MKLKTPFTSRKWISSVALAFFACAPLACASNSEEPADMETDPEVESTSDAIIGGRAATETYSFMVSLSNGCGGALVTPQWIVTANHCGSASSGRVGSIRKTSGGEPIRIDRRVTKPGTDLTLMHITAPVQAAPIKMAETAPTAGTRARLIGFGCTSWPRCTQPSILQEIDLSVLDPSRCRAGGGTSIDVCISGDRTHSACHGDSGGPAITGSTGNWTLVGETHGPGDNNGECATTTLYTGIAGHLPWIRQQIGSGI; from the coding sequence ATGAAACTCAAAACTCCGTTCACCTCTCGCAAATGGATTTCGTCCGTCGCCCTGGCGTTTTTTGCGTGTGCACCGCTCGCGTGCGCCAGCAACTCCGAGGAACCGGCGGATATGGAGACCGATCCCGAGGTCGAATCGACCAGCGACGCCATCATTGGCGGCCGCGCTGCCACCGAGACCTACTCGTTCATGGTGTCGCTCTCCAACGGCTGCGGCGGCGCCCTGGTAACACCGCAGTGGATCGTCACCGCCAACCACTGCGGCTCGGCCTCTTCGGGCCGGGTGGGCTCCATCCGAAAGACCTCGGGCGGTGAGCCGATCCGCATCGACCGCCGCGTCACCAAGCCGGGAACCGATCTCACCCTGATGCACATCACCGCGCCCGTTCAAGCGGCCCCGATCAAGATGGCCGAAACGGCGCCCACCGCGGGCACCCGCGCGCGCCTGATTGGCTTTGGTTGCACGAGCTGGCCTCGATGCACCCAGCCGAGCATCCTCCAAGAGATCGATCTCTCGGTCCTCGATCCCAGCCGCTGCCGGGCGGGCGGTGGAACATCCATCGACGTGTGCATCTCCGGCGATCGCACCCACTCGGCTTGCCACGGCGACTCGGGCGGACCGGCCATCACGGGCTCCACCGGCAACTGGACCCTGGTGGGCGAGACGCACGGCCCCGGCGACAACAACGGTGAGTGCGCCACCACGACGCTCTACACGGGCATCGCGGGGCACCTCCCCTGGATCCGGCAGCAAATCGGCAGCGGGATCTGA
- a CDS encoding helix-turn-helix transcriptional regulator, translated as MSDEPRSLCPINLSLEVFGDKWTLLIVRDIMFGGKRHFRELLQSDEHIASNVLADRLSKLVAEGIITKSDDPSHKQKAIYSLTEKGLELLPILAQIGLWGRKYLPVSPELGWRPVFLSRGGPALLDRFAAELRAVHLAPPGTAPSPEDMPVTTILRSSRTAPPPWRNDDPPPPKPRTRRRKTR; from the coding sequence ATGAGCGACGAGCCCAGGTCGCTTTGCCCCATCAATCTTTCGCTCGAAGTCTTCGGCGACAAATGGACGCTGCTCATCGTCCGCGACATCATGTTCGGCGGAAAGCGTCACTTCCGCGAGCTGCTCCAGTCCGACGAGCACATCGCCTCGAACGTCCTCGCCGACCGTTTGAGCAAGCTGGTGGCAGAAGGCATCATCACCAAATCCGACGATCCGAGCCACAAGCAGAAGGCCATCTACAGCCTGACGGAAAAGGGCCTCGAGCTCCTCCCCATCCTGGCCCAGATCGGCCTGTGGGGTCGCAAGTACCTTCCGGTGAGCCCCGAGCTCGGCTGGCGACCCGTCTTCCTCTCTAGAGGAGGGCCCGCCCTCCTCGACCGCTTCGCCGCCGAGCTTCGCGCCGTCCACCTTGCGCCGCCGGGCACGGCGCCCTCCCCCGAAGACATGCCCGTCACAACGATCCTACGCTCGTCACGCACGGCGCCCCCACCTTGGCGCAACGACGATCCGCCACCACCGAAGCCGCGCACCCGCCGGCGCAAGACGCGGTAG
- a CDS encoding glutathione S-transferase family protein, with amino-acid sequence MEPCILSDKMKLYEFPYAPNPRRVRIFMAEKGIDLPRVAVDVLGKETRTAEFSKINSLGQVPVLQLEDGTLISESVAICRYLEELRPAPALFGSDAKSRAQVEMWNRRMESEIFGTIGNVGLHSDEFFKGKIAQVPAFSDAQRKAAPEKWAWLDRELADGRPFIAGEQFSVADITGMVASWLGGHLKIEIPASLTHVHRWHERMRARPSWSA; translated from the coding sequence ATGGAACCCTGTATTTTGTCGGATAAGATGAAGCTCTACGAGTTCCCGTACGCCCCCAACCCGCGCCGCGTCCGCATTTTCATGGCCGAGAAGGGGATCGATCTGCCTCGCGTCGCCGTGGACGTGCTGGGGAAAGAGACGCGAACCGCGGAGTTTTCGAAGATCAACTCGCTCGGCCAGGTGCCGGTCCTCCAGCTCGAAGACGGCACCCTCATCTCGGAGAGCGTGGCCATCTGCCGCTACTTGGAGGAGCTGCGCCCCGCGCCCGCCCTCTTTGGGTCGGACGCCAAGAGCCGCGCCCAGGTCGAAATGTGGAACCGCCGAATGGAGAGCGAGATTTTTGGCACCATCGGCAACGTGGGGCTGCACTCGGACGAGTTCTTCAAGGGAAAGATCGCCCAGGTACCCGCCTTCTCCGACGCACAGCGCAAAGCTGCACCGGAGAAGTGGGCCTGGCTCGATCGCGAGCTCGCCGACGGCCGGCCCTTCATCGCCGGCGAGCAGTTCTCGGTCGCCGACATCACCGGCATGGTCGCGTCGTGGCTCGGGGGACACCTCAAGATCGAGATCCCGGCATCGCTCACCCACGTGCACCGCTGGCATGAACGGATGAGGGCGCGTCCGAGTTGGAGCGCCTGA
- a CDS encoding YciI family protein yields MRFMLLMIPKGYESAAPGTLPDAKAVESMMKFNDSLAKAGVLLALDGLHPPSMGARVSFPAGKAIVTYGSHPEAKEVIGGYWMIQVKSKEEAIVWASRCPASENEVIEVRQVQEMSDFPCDVQKVIGDISLGPQ; encoded by the coding sequence ATGCGATTCATGCTTCTGATGATCCCCAAGGGTTACGAGAGCGCTGCACCCGGCACCCTGCCGGACGCCAAAGCGGTGGAGTCGATGATGAAGTTCAACGATTCGCTCGCCAAGGCCGGCGTGCTCTTGGCGCTCGACGGGCTCCACCCGCCCTCGATGGGCGCGCGCGTCTCGTTCCCCGCGGGTAAGGCCATCGTGACATACGGGTCGCACCCGGAAGCAAAAGAGGTGATCGGCGGGTACTGGATGATTCAGGTGAAATCGAAAGAGGAGGCCATTGTCTGGGCGTCGCGCTGTCCGGCCTCCGAGAACGAAGTGATCGAGGTTCGGCAGGTGCAGGAGATGTCGGACTTCCCCTGCGATGTGCAAAAAGTCATTGGGGACATATCCCTCGGTCCGCAGTGA
- a CDS encoding iron-containing redox enzyme family protein, with product MQVGQVAHAGPPVGAGEDVDALQALVNLEERQATHPFWENRLFLACKAGALRLEDFRYVFSQYYLYSRNFTRYLAGLLANCEDDLLRARITENLWEESGGIDVEKRHAQIFRKFLQEGLGIPDLAAIEYADFSRYFVREYLDFILRGHPMEAAAFLSLGTEGIVARMYGIFVEGLTKAGVPEEQLTFFRLHMECDDAHAFTLQQVMLSYAGERGWHARCADAMERALTLRTRFFENLYDAIQMRRVRSLLEKIQARKSLVANSEGGGFRHPAYTRGTPLYTNAIEKLNIDFAVDKLPFQAEVLDPRMVRIPPGKSNEHHRHAHETVFFVLQGSGYVLIDYAPQEVKPGDIVFAPRWCMHQTQNTSNEEMLLLAITDFGLTGKGFLGDYDKTARMKRAAAAK from the coding sequence GTGCAAGTTGGGCAAGTGGCGCATGCGGGCCCGCCAGTGGGGGCGGGCGAGGACGTCGACGCGCTCCAGGCTCTCGTGAACCTCGAGGAGCGTCAGGCGACCCATCCCTTTTGGGAAAATCGATTGTTCCTCGCCTGCAAGGCCGGTGCGCTCCGCCTCGAAGACTTCCGATACGTCTTTTCCCAGTATTACCTTTACTCACGTAATTTCACACGCTACCTGGCAGGTCTTCTAGCCAACTGCGAAGACGATCTTCTACGCGCGCGCATTACGGAGAACCTCTGGGAGGAGAGCGGCGGCATCGACGTCGAGAAGCGTCATGCGCAAATCTTTCGGAAGTTCTTGCAGGAGGGGCTCGGCATCCCCGATCTCGCCGCCATCGAATACGCGGATTTTTCCCGCTATTTCGTACGAGAGTACCTCGATTTCATCCTTCGCGGCCATCCCATGGAGGCGGCGGCGTTCCTATCCCTCGGGACCGAGGGGATCGTCGCGCGAATGTATGGCATCTTCGTCGAAGGCTTGACGAAGGCAGGGGTGCCCGAGGAGCAGCTCACGTTCTTCCGCCTGCACATGGAGTGCGATGATGCGCATGCGTTCACCCTCCAGCAAGTGATGCTCAGCTATGCGGGCGAGCGCGGCTGGCACGCGCGCTGCGCCGACGCCATGGAACGGGCGCTCACCTTGCGCACGCGGTTCTTCGAGAACCTCTACGACGCGATTCAGATGCGGCGCGTGCGCTCGCTGCTGGAGAAGATTCAGGCCAGAAAATCCCTGGTGGCCAACTCCGAGGGCGGAGGCTTCCGCCACCCGGCCTACACGCGGGGCACCCCGCTCTACACGAACGCCATCGAGAAGCTGAACATCGATTTTGCCGTCGACAAGCTTCCATTCCAAGCCGAGGTGCTCGACCCGCGCATGGTGCGCATTCCGCCCGGCAAGAGCAACGAGCACCACCGCCACGCCCACGAAACCGTCTTTTTCGTGCTGCAGGGCTCGGGCTATGTCCTCATCGACTACGCGCCCCAAGAGGTCAAGCCCGGTGATATCGTCTTCGCGCCCCGGTGGTGCATGCACCAAACGCAGAACACCAGCAACGAAGAGATGCTGCTGCTCGCCATTACCGACTTTGGCCTCACCGGCAAAGGCTTCCTGGGCGACTACGACAAAACGGCGCGTATGAAGCGCGCCGCCGCCGCGAAATGA